A stretch of Phoenix dactylifera cultivar Barhee BC4 chromosome 16, palm_55x_up_171113_PBpolish2nd_filt_p, whole genome shotgun sequence DNA encodes these proteins:
- the LOC103718376 gene encoding senescence-specific cysteine protease SAG39-like: MTVPLPKSLCMGFSVLLLCACASHATARTLSEMTMAERHEQWMAQQGRAYRDSAEKERRYQIFKANVELIESFNAGNSKYKLGVNQFADLTNEEFKAMMNGFKPSTLKTLKATNVFSYENVTAVPVSMDWRAKGAVTPIKDQGQCGCCWAFSAVAAMEGITKLKKGKLMSLSEQELVDCDVASDDQGCDGGLMDNAFKFIINNRGLTTETNYPYKGIDGTCNSKKSASHVASIKGYEDVPANSEAALLKAVANQPVSVAIEASSGSFQFYSSGIFTGSCGTDLDHGVTTVGYGTRKDGTKYWLVKNSWGSSWGEKGYIRMERDVAAKEGLCGIAMEASYPTA; this comes from the exons ATGACTGTCCCATTACCGAAAAGTCTTTGCATGGGCTTTTCCGTTCTTCTGCTATGTGCTTGTGCTTCTCATGCCACAGCCCGGACGCTTAGTGAAATGACCATGGCTGAGAGGCACGAGCAGTGGATGGCTCAGCAGGGGCGCGCGTACAGAGACTCGGCGGAGAAGGAGCGCCGCTATCAGATTTTTAAGGCTAACGTTGAGCTCATTGAATCGTTCAACGCAGGGAACAGTAAGTACAAGCTCGGCGTAAACCAATTTGCTGACCTTACCAACGAGGAGTTCAAGGccatgatgaatggttttaaGCCTTCCACTCTTAAGACGTTGAAGGCGACGAATGTTTTCAGCTATGAAAACGTTACAGCCGTGCCTGTTAGCATGGATTGGAGGGCTAAGGGTGCAGTCACTCCCATCAAAGATCAAGGCCAATGTG gatgTTGCTGGGCCTTCTCTGCAGTTGCTGCAATGGAAGGTATCACGAAGCTCAAGAAAGGTAAATTGATGTCTCTATCGGAGCAAGAGCTTGTGGACTGTGACGTGGCTAGTGACGACCAGGGGTGCGATGGTGGCCTCATGGATAATGcgttcaaattcatcatcaacaATCGTGGCCTCACGACGGAAACCAACTACCCCTACAAAGGCATCGACGGCACTTGCAACAGCAAGAAGTCTGCCTCCCATGTTGCCTCCATCAAGGGTTACGAGGACGTGCCTGCCAACAGCGAAGCAGCTCTTCTCAAAGCTGTGGCCAACCAGCCCGTCTCGGTTGCCATAGAGGCTAGCAGTGGTTCGTTCCAATTCTACTCGAGTGGCATCTTCACTGGCTCCTGCGGGACTGATCTGGACCACGGCGTGACCACGGTCGGATATGGCACGAGAAAAGATGGGACTAAGTACTGGCTGGTGAAGAACTCATGGGGCTCCTCATGGGGTGAGAAGGGATACATAAGGATGGAGAGGGATGTGGCTGCCAAGGAGGGGCTCTGCGGGATTGCCATGGAGGCTTCCTACCCTACTGCCTGA
- the LOC103700184 gene encoding senescence-specific cysteine protease SAG39-like — protein sequence MTVPLPRSLCMGFSVLLLCACASHATARTLSEMTMAERHEQWMAQQGRVYRDSAEKERRYQIFKANVELIESFNAGNSKYKLGVNQFADLTNEEFKAMMNGFKPSTLKTLKATNVFSYENVTAVPSSMDWRAKGAVTPIKDQGQCGCCWAFSAVAAMEGITKLKTGKLISLSEQELVDCDVASDDQGCDGGLMDNAFKFIINNHGLTTETNYPYKGIDGTCNSKKSASHAASIKGYEDVPANSEAALLKAVANQPVSIAIEASGYDFQFYSSGVFNGSCKTYLDHGVTAVGYGTAKDGTKYWLVKNSWGSSWGEKGYIRMERDVAAKEGLCGIAMEASYPTA from the exons ATGACTGTCCCATTACCGAGAAGTCTTTGCATGGGCTTTTCCGTTCTTCTGCTATGTGCTTGTGCTTCTCATGCCACAGCCCGGACACTTAGTGAAATGACCATGGCCGAGAGGCACGAGCAGTGGATGGCTCAGCAGGGGCGCGTGTACAGAGACTCGGCGGAGAAGGAGCGCCGCTATCAGATTTTTAAGGCTAACGTTGAGCTCATTGAATCGTTCAACGCAGGGAACAGTAAGTACAAGCTCGGCGTAAACCAATTTGCTGACCTTACCAACGAGGAGTTCAAGGccatgatgaatggttttaaGCCTTCCACTCTTAAGACGTTGAAGGCGACGAATGTTTTCAGCTATGAAAACGTTACAGCCGTGCCTTCTAGCATGGATTGGAGGGCTAAGGGTGCAGTCACTCCCATCAAAGATCAAGGCCAATGTG gatgCTGCTGGGCCTTCTCTGCAGTTGCTGCAATGGAAGGTATCACGAAGCTCAAGACAGGTAAATTGATCTCTCTATCGGAGCAAGAGCTTGTGGACTGTGACGTGGCTAGTGATGACCAGGGCTGCGATGGTGGTCTCATGGATAATGcattcaaattcatcatcaacaACCATGGCCTTACGACGGAAACCAACTACCCCTACAAAGGCATTGACGGCACTTGCAACAGCAAGAAGTCTGCCTCCCATGCTGCCTCCATCAAGGGTTACGAGGACGTGCCTGCCAACAGCGAAGCAGCTCTTCTCAAAGCTGTGGCCAACCAGCCTGTCTCGATTGCCATAGAAGCTAGCGGATATGATTTCCAATTCTACTCGAGCGGGGTCTTCAACGGCTCCTGCAAGACATATTTGGACCACGGCGTGACCGCGGTCGGATATGGCACGGCAAAAGATGGGACTAAGTACTGGCTGGTGAAGAACTCATGGGGCTCCTCATGGGGTGAGAAGGGATACATAAGGATGGAGAGGGATGTGGCTGCCAAGGAGGGGCTCTGCGGGATTGCCATGGAGGCTTCCTACCCTACTGCCTGA
- the LOC103722754 gene encoding senescence-specific cysteine protease SAG39-like, translating to MTVPLPKSLCMGFSVLLLCACASHATARTLSEMTMAERHEQWMAQQGRAYRDSAEKERRYQIFKSNVELIESFNAGNSKYKLGVNQFADLTNEEFRAMMNGFKPSTLKTLKATNVFRYENVTAVPTSMDWRAKGAVTPIKDQGQCGCCWAFSAVAAMEGITKLKTGNLISLSEQELVDCDVAGEDQGCEGGLMDDAFKFIIRTGGLTTETNYPYKGIDGTCNNKKSPSHAASIKGYEDVPANSEAALLKAVTNQPVSVAIEASGSSFQFYSSGIFTGSCGTDLDHGVTAVGYGTAKDGTKYWLVKNSWGSSWGEKGYIRMERDVAAKEGLCGIAMQASYPTV from the exons ATGACTGTCCCATTACCGAAAAGTCTTTGCATGGGCTTTTCCGTTCTTCTGCTATGTGCTTGTGCTTCTCATGCCACAGCCCGGACGCTTAGTGAAATGACCATGGCTGAGAGGCACGAGCAGTGGATGGCTCAGCAGGGGCGCGCGTACAGAGACTCGGCGGAGAAGGAGCGCCGCTATCAGATTTTTAAGTCTAACGTTGAGCTCATTGAATCGTTCAACGCAGGGAACAGTAAGTACAAGCTCGGCGTAAACCAATTTGCTGACCTTACCAACGAGGAGTTCAGGGccatgatgaatggttttaaGCCTTCCACTCTTAAGACGTTGAAGGCGACGAATGTTTTCAGGTATGAAAACGTTACAGCCGTGCCTACTAGCATGGATTGGAGGGCTAAGGGTGCAGTCACTCCCATCAAAGATCAAGGCCAATGTG GATGCTGTTGGGCTTTCTCTGCAGTTGCTGCAATGGAAGGTATTACGAAGCTTAAGACTGGTAATTTGATCTCTCTATCGGAGCAAGAGCTTGTAGACTGTGATGTCGCTGGTGAGGACCAGGGCTGCGAAGGTGGCCTTATGGATGATGcattcaaattcatcatcagaaCAGGTGGCCTCACGACGGAAACCAACTACCCCTACAAAGGCATCGACGGCACTTGCAACAACAAGAAGTCCCCCTCCCATGCCGCCTCCATCAAGGGTTACGAGGACGTGCCTGCCAATAGCGAAGCAGCCCTTCTCAAGGCTGTGACCAACCAGCCTGTCTCGGTTGCCATAGAAGCTAGCGGTTCTTCGTTCCAATTCTACTCGAGCGGCATCTTCACCGGCTCCTGTGGGACCGATCTAGACCACGGCGTGACCGCGGTCGGATATGGCACAGCAAAAGATGGGACTAAGTACTGGCTGGTGAAGAACTCATGGGGCTCGTCATGGGGTGAGAAGGGATACATAAGGATGGAGAGGGATGTGGCTGCTAAGGAGGGGCTCTGTGGGATTGCCATGCAGGCTTCCTACCCTACTGTCTGA